One genomic region from Amycolatopsis sp. FBCC-B4732 encodes:
- a CDS encoding NAD(P)-dependent oxidoreductase has protein sequence MASAHGPDRTSVVVTGGSGFIGRTVVRALLDRDVPVTVVDRVPFPEDLDGVRVVTGDLREAAVREEAVTAGTAGIVHLAALTSVLKSVELPEDTFADNVLVTQELLELARRREVPKFLLASTNAVIGNVGTATITPDLPLRPLTPYGATKAACEMLLSGYAGAYGMTTCALRFTNVYGPGMSHKDSFVPRMMRAALTGGGVKVYGDGRQRRDLVHVDDVVRAILSAFDSGHTGRAIVGAGRSVSVLEMVEAVREVTGAELPVEHVEAPAGEMPAVVVDVSASAETIGYRPEVPLVDGLATAWKYFSGLDRPNATP, from the coding sequence ATGGCGAGTGCGCACGGTCCCGATCGGACGTCCGTGGTCGTGACCGGCGGCAGCGGCTTCATCGGCCGGACCGTCGTGCGCGCCCTCCTCGACCGGGACGTCCCGGTCACCGTCGTGGACCGGGTGCCGTTCCCCGAGGACCTCGACGGGGTCCGCGTGGTGACCGGCGACCTGCGCGAGGCCGCCGTCCGCGAGGAAGCCGTGACCGCCGGGACCGCCGGGATCGTGCACCTGGCGGCGCTGACGTCGGTGCTGAAGTCGGTCGAGCTGCCCGAAGACACCTTCGCCGACAACGTCCTGGTCACCCAGGAACTGCTCGAACTCGCCCGCCGCCGCGAGGTGCCGAAGTTCCTGCTCGCCTCGACCAACGCGGTGATCGGCAACGTCGGCACCGCGACCATCACCCCGGACCTGCCGCTGCGGCCGCTGACGCCCTACGGTGCCACGAAAGCGGCGTGCGAAATGCTGCTCTCGGGTTACGCCGGCGCGTACGGCATGACGACGTGCGCGTTGCGGTTCACCAACGTCTACGGCCCGGGAATGTCCCACAAGGACAGTTTCGTGCCGCGCATGATGCGGGCCGCGCTCACCGGCGGCGGCGTCAAGGTCTACGGCGACGGCCGCCAGCGCCGCGACCTCGTCCACGTCGACGACGTCGTCCGCGCGATCCTCTCGGCCTTCGACAGCGGCCACACCGGCCGCGCGATCGTCGGCGCGGGGCGCTCGGTGTCGGTGCTCGAGATGGTCGAGGCCGTGCGCGAGGTGACCGGCGCCGAGCTGCCCGTCGAGCACGTCGAGGCGCCGGCGGGGGAGATGCCCGCGGTCGTCGTCGACGTCTCGGCCAGCGCGGAGACCATCGGGTACCGCCCCGAAGTCCCGCTGGTCGACGGCCTAGCCACGGCGTGGAAGTACTTCTCGGGCCTCGACCGTCCGAACGCGACACCGTGA
- a CDS encoding GtrA family protein: MTTVTNGVRPRTTEKTRRRGWARLARAAATSFAATVLSQVVLLAVLATGGAAALAGTLAWAAGAVLNFLVTRRWVWGRTGRPRVRRELLPYLAVIGLGGLVSIGLTTLAGSLLARADLPHFWWVVLVDGAYVGSYALVFVLKFTLLDRVVFGRGAARTPATTSRS, from the coding sequence ATGACGACCGTAACCAACGGCGTGCGGCCCCGCACAACGGAGAAGACGCGCCGCCGCGGCTGGGCCCGGCTGGCCCGCGCGGCCGCGACGTCGTTCGCCGCCACCGTGCTCAGCCAGGTCGTCCTGCTCGCCGTCCTCGCCACCGGCGGGGCCGCCGCGCTCGCCGGCACGCTGGCGTGGGCCGCCGGGGCGGTGCTGAACTTCCTGGTCACCCGCCGCTGGGTGTGGGGCCGCACCGGCCGGCCGCGCGTCCGGCGCGAGCTGCTGCCGTACCTGGCCGTGATCGGTCTCGGCGGGCTCGTTTCGATCGGGCTGACGACGCTGGCCGGTTCGCTGCTCGCGCGGGCGGACCTGCCGCACTTCTGGTGGGTCGTGCTCGTCGACGGCGCGTACGTCGGCAGTTACGCCCTGGTGTTCGTCCTCAAGTTCACGCTGCTCGACCGGGTCGTGTTCGGCCGCGGCGCAGCACGTACCCCCGCCACCACGTCCCGGTCATGA
- a CDS encoding glycosyltransferase family 2 protein has protein sequence MTAFPRRHWLLLLLLVPAIVLRVLTWLAYRPALLYIDSFRYLDNLHALRADQLDPIGYDLVLRPVLAVGGLAWVAAVQHAGGILIAIGVYALVLRLGGRPWVAALAAAPVLLDAYQLQIEQNIMSEVTFEAVLLGLLWLLLGRGAPGWKRAGAAGLLLGFGVLTRLIGISLALPLLVFLVVAGGAWRHRAGWRRAGVAVLGLLIVLVPYSARVHAETGKWGLTGPSGNMLYGRTAAVADCANLELSAELKVFCPAEPRETRLVDNYTHADLDPNWPGPLPPGADKAALAHEFAIDVLKEQPGDVAAAILDDFAKSFAWSREQDPTDVPLDRWQFQLSYPQWADQSLIDLVTQQNDGVVASADQPLAKVLRDYQLGGGYVSGGVLGLGALLGLLTIFRRKKPLDRARAGALLAASSGLVLLFASAVFQFSWRYQIPALVLFPVAGALGFTTLTSASRKRLAAFPDDVDSGALGDFRRRHPDAGFAPLTVVIAAYNEAGGIGEVLEKMPDRCLGMPVDVLVVVDGGTDDTAAIAEAHGAYVCVAPRNRGQGAALRLGYHLAAERGAEYVVTTDADGQYDNSELEALVSPVVEGTADFVTGSRRLGHEEADSRVRWLGVRVFAALASVLTARRITDTSFGFRAMRAELACAVPLNEPQYQSSELMLGATARGARVLELPMSMRLRKAGKSKKGGSLVYGANYARVMTGTWWRGYVLRRGRTRPGRAA, from the coding sequence GTGACGGCGTTCCCGCGCCGCCACTGGCTGCTTCTCCTGCTCCTCGTCCCGGCGATCGTCCTGCGGGTGCTGACCTGGCTGGCCTACCGGCCCGCGCTGCTGTACATCGATTCGTTCCGCTACCTCGACAACCTGCACGCGCTGCGCGCCGACCAGCTCGACCCGATCGGCTACGACCTGGTGCTGCGCCCGGTGCTGGCCGTCGGCGGCCTGGCGTGGGTCGCGGCGGTCCAGCACGCCGGCGGGATCCTCATCGCGATCGGCGTCTACGCGCTGGTGCTGCGGCTCGGTGGCCGCCCGTGGGTCGCCGCGCTCGCCGCGGCGCCGGTGCTGCTCGACGCGTACCAGCTGCAGATCGAGCAGAACATCATGTCCGAGGTGACGTTCGAGGCGGTGCTCCTCGGGCTCCTGTGGCTCCTGCTCGGCCGGGGCGCGCCGGGCTGGAAGCGCGCCGGCGCCGCGGGCCTGCTGCTCGGGTTCGGCGTGCTGACCCGGCTGATCGGCATCTCGCTGGCCCTGCCGCTGCTGGTCTTCCTGGTCGTCGCCGGCGGAGCGTGGCGGCACCGGGCGGGCTGGCGCCGGGCCGGCGTCGCGGTGCTGGGCCTGCTCATCGTGCTCGTGCCGTACTCGGCGCGGGTGCACGCGGAGACCGGCAAGTGGGGGCTGACCGGGCCGTCGGGCAACATGCTCTACGGTCGCACCGCCGCGGTCGCCGACTGCGCGAACCTCGAGCTTTCGGCGGAACTGAAGGTTTTCTGCCCGGCCGAGCCGCGCGAGACCCGGCTCGTCGACAACTACACGCACGCCGATCTCGACCCGAACTGGCCCGGCCCTCTCCCGCCCGGCGCGGACAAGGCCGCGCTGGCCCACGAATTCGCGATCGACGTCCTGAAGGAACAGCCCGGCGACGTCGCCGCGGCGATCTTGGACGACTTCGCCAAGAGCTTCGCTTGGAGCCGCGAGCAGGACCCGACCGACGTGCCCCTCGACCGGTGGCAGTTCCAGCTGTCCTACCCGCAATGGGCCGACCAGTCGCTCATCGACCTGGTCACGCAGCAGAACGACGGCGTCGTGGCGAGTGCCGACCAGCCGCTGGCGAAGGTCCTGCGCGACTACCAGCTGGGCGGCGGGTACGTCTCGGGCGGCGTGCTCGGCCTCGGCGCGCTGCTCGGCCTGCTGACGATCTTCCGGCGCAAGAAGCCCCTGGACCGAGCACGGGCGGGCGCGCTGCTGGCGGCGTCGAGCGGGCTGGTCCTGCTCTTCGCTTCGGCGGTGTTCCAGTTCTCGTGGCGCTACCAGATCCCGGCGCTGGTGCTGTTCCCGGTGGCCGGGGCGCTCGGCTTCACGACGCTGACCTCAGCCAGCCGGAAGCGGCTCGCCGCGTTCCCCGACGACGTCGATTCCGGTGCCCTCGGCGACTTCCGGCGCCGCCACCCGGACGCCGGGTTCGCGCCGCTGACCGTCGTCATCGCCGCCTACAACGAGGCCGGCGGGATCGGCGAGGTCCTGGAGAAGATGCCGGACCGGTGCCTCGGGATGCCGGTGGACGTCCTCGTCGTCGTCGACGGCGGGACCGACGACACGGCCGCGATCGCCGAAGCGCACGGCGCGTACGTCTGCGTGGCGCCGCGCAACCGCGGCCAGGGCGCGGCGCTGCGCCTGGGTTACCACCTGGCGGCGGAGCGTGGCGCCGAGTACGTCGTCACAACCGACGCCGACGGGCAGTACGACAACAGCGAGCTGGAAGCGCTGGTCAGCCCGGTCGTCGAGGGCACCGCGGACTTCGTCACCGGGTCGCGGCGGCTCGGGCACGAAGAGGCCGACAGCCGCGTCCGGTGGCTCGGCGTGCGGGTGTTCGCCGCGCTGGCGTCGGTGCTGACCGCGCGGCGGATCACCGACACGTCGTTCGGCTTCCGCGCGATGCGGGCGGAGCTGGCCTGCGCGGTGCCGCTCAACGAGCCGCAGTACCAGTCGTCGGAGCTGATGCTCGGCGCGACCGCGCGCGGCGCCCGCGTGCTGGAGCTGCCGATGAGCATGCGGCTGCGCAAGGCGGGCAAGAGCAAGAAGGGCGGCAGCCTCGTCTACGGCGCGAACTACGCCCGCGTCATGACCGGGACGTGGTGGCGGGGGTACGTGCTGCGCCGCGGCCGAACACGACCCGGTCGAGCAGCGTGA
- a CDS encoding aldo/keto reductase has protein sequence MAVPPSLALSDGIRIPQLLFGVSGLSAAETGRAVRIALDTGYRGIDTTPGTETAVGTALATADVPREELFVSVKVPAQGYDTARRAADEALAALQLEQVDLCLLDGTKGAFPDTWRALSRLRADGRVRAVGVAGFGVAELRRLIDATGAVPAVNQVELHPWLQQLPLREFHAERGIVTAASSPAANAGLLAAETVTALAAKYGKTPAQIVLRWHLQAGTVAVAASATTTRTREQFGIFDFELADDDLTVVEELDNGTRV, from the coding sequence ATGGCCGTCCCGCCTTCGCTCGCCCTGTCCGACGGAATCCGCATCCCCCAGCTGTTGTTCGGTGTCTCGGGCCTGTCCGCGGCCGAAACCGGCCGGGCCGTCCGCATCGCTCTCGACACCGGTTACCGCGGGATCGACACCACGCCCGGTACCGAGACGGCGGTCGGCACCGCCCTCGCCACGGCGGACGTGCCCCGCGAAGAACTGTTCGTCAGCGTCAAGGTGCCCGCGCAGGGCTACGACACCGCCCGCCGCGCCGCCGACGAGGCGCTGGCCGCGTTGCAGCTCGAACAGGTGGACCTGTGCCTGCTGGACGGCACGAAGGGCGCCTTCCCCGACACCTGGCGCGCGCTGAGCCGGCTGCGCGCCGACGGCCGCGTCCGTGCGGTCGGCGTGGCCGGGTTCGGGGTCGCCGAGCTGCGCCGGCTGATTGACGCGACCGGGGCGGTCCCCGCCGTCAACCAGGTCGAGCTGCACCCGTGGCTGCAGCAGCTGCCGCTGCGGGAGTTCCACGCCGAGCGGGGCATCGTGACGGCCGCGTCCAGCCCGGCCGCGAACGCCGGGCTGCTGGCCGCCGAGACGGTCACCGCGCTCGCGGCGAAATACGGCAAGACCCCGGCCCAGATCGTGCTCCGGTGGCACCTGCAGGCCGGCACGGTCGCGGTGGCGGCGTCGGCGACCACCACCCGGACCCGCGAGCAGTTCGGGATCTTCGACTTCGAGCTGGCCGACGACGACCTCACCGTGGTGGAAGAGCTCGACAACGGCACGCGCGTCTAG
- a CDS encoding NAD-dependent epimerase/dehydratase family protein yields MRVLVLGGDGYLGWPTALHLSDKGHEVAVLDNFARRGYDEELGVESLVPIESLKDRIAAWHEVSGREITSYEGDLLDAEFLFGAVREFAPDAVVHYAEQRSAPYSMIDREHAAYTQHNNVIGNLNLLYAIAEIDPAIHLVKLGTMGEYGTPNIDIEEGWLDLEHNGRKDRVLFPKRPGSFYHLTKVHDSHNIEFTCRAWGLRATDLNQGVVYGQQTPQTALDSRLATRFDYDAVFGTVLNRFVIQAVLGQPLTVYGKGTQTRGLIDIRDTVECIRLAVENPADAGEFRVFNQMTESLSVAAIAELVADRFPGPVQIEQLENPRTEAPEHYYNVKHTGLVGLGLAPHLLSDTLIESMFDIVGANKHRVNPEKLRPTVRWRGALRS; encoded by the coding sequence ATGCGGGTGCTGGTTCTCGGCGGTGACGGATATCTGGGCTGGCCGACCGCGTTGCACTTATCGGACAAAGGCCACGAGGTGGCCGTTCTCGACAATTTCGCCCGCCGCGGTTACGACGAAGAACTCGGCGTCGAAAGCCTGGTTCCGATCGAATCGCTGAAGGACCGGATCGCGGCCTGGCACGAAGTCTCCGGACGCGAGATCACCAGCTACGAAGGTGACCTGCTGGACGCGGAGTTCCTGTTCGGGGCGGTGCGCGAGTTCGCGCCCGACGCGGTCGTGCACTACGCCGAGCAGCGGTCGGCGCCGTATTCCATGATCGATCGCGAACACGCGGCGTACACGCAGCACAACAACGTGATCGGCAACCTGAACCTGCTCTACGCGATCGCGGAGATCGATCCGGCGATCCACCTGGTCAAACTGGGCACGATGGGCGAATACGGCACGCCGAACATCGACATCGAAGAAGGCTGGCTGGACCTCGAGCACAACGGGCGCAAAGACCGCGTGCTGTTCCCGAAACGACCGGGCTCGTTCTACCACCTGACCAAGGTCCACGATTCGCACAACATCGAATTCACGTGCCGCGCCTGGGGGCTGCGGGCCACGGACCTCAACCAGGGCGTCGTGTACGGGCAGCAGACGCCGCAGACCGCGCTGGACTCCCGGCTGGCCACCCGGTTCGACTACGACGCGGTGTTCGGCACGGTGCTGAACCGGTTCGTCATCCAGGCCGTGCTCGGCCAGCCGCTGACCGTGTACGGCAAGGGCACGCAGACCCGCGGCCTGATCGACATCCGCGACACCGTCGAGTGCATCCGGCTCGCCGTCGAGAACCCGGCCGACGCGGGGGAGTTCCGCGTCTTCAACCAGATGACGGAAAGCCTTTCCGTGGCCGCGATCGCCGAGCTCGTCGCCGACCGGTTCCCCGGCCCGGTGCAGATCGAGCAGCTGGAGAACCCGCGCACCGAGGCGCCGGAGCACTACTACAACGTGAAGCACACCGGGCTGGTCGGGCTGGGGCTGGCGCCGCACCTGCTGTCGGACACGCTGATCGAGTCGATGTTCGACATCGTCGGCGCCAACAAGCACCGGGTGAACCCGGAGAAGCTGCGCCCGACCGTGCGGTGGCGCGGCGCGCTCAGGAGCTAG
- a CDS encoding hemolysin family protein, with translation MSDWLNIALVVVLLLANAFFVGAEFTLISSRRDRLEALLEQGKTRAKIVINASKHVSLMLAGAQLGITICSLLLGRLGEPAIAHRLSAFFDLLGLPEALLHAVSFAIALAFITVLHVLIGEMVPKNLAIAEPERLALWLVPVHVGWVKLANPFIWLLNFVANSLLRAVKVEPKDELETAYTSDELAELLSESRREGLLDQSEHQRLAQTLSSTQKTVADVLVPTAELTTLPCAPTLGDVERAVSSTGFSRFPVCTDDGRLTGYIHVKDVLDLAGQDPATLVPSGKTRQLTELRADSRLDVALSAMRKEGSHLARALDPSGGAVGVVALEDLVEEYVGTVRDGTHVGA, from the coding sequence GTGAGCGACTGGCTGAACATCGCCCTCGTCGTGGTCCTGCTGCTGGCCAACGCCTTCTTCGTCGGCGCGGAGTTCACGTTGATCTCCTCGCGGCGCGACCGGCTGGAAGCGCTGCTGGAGCAGGGAAAGACACGCGCGAAGATCGTCATCAACGCGAGCAAGCACGTCTCGCTGATGCTCGCCGGCGCGCAGCTGGGCATCACCATCTGCTCGCTGCTGCTCGGCCGCCTCGGCGAGCCGGCGATCGCGCACCGGCTGTCGGCGTTCTTCGACCTGCTGGGCCTGCCCGAGGCGCTGCTGCACGCGGTCTCGTTCGCCATCGCGCTGGCGTTCATCACCGTGCTGCACGTGCTGATCGGCGAGATGGTGCCGAAGAACCTCGCCATCGCCGAGCCCGAGCGGCTCGCGCTGTGGCTGGTGCCGGTGCACGTGGGGTGGGTCAAGCTGGCCAACCCGTTCATCTGGCTGCTGAACTTCGTCGCGAACTCGCTGCTGCGCGCGGTGAAGGTCGAGCCGAAGGACGAGCTGGAGACGGCCTACACGTCCGACGAGCTGGCCGAGCTGCTCAGCGAGTCGCGCCGGGAGGGTCTGCTGGACCAGTCCGAGCACCAGCGGCTCGCGCAGACGCTGTCTTCGACGCAGAAGACGGTCGCCGACGTGCTGGTGCCCACCGCCGAGCTGACGACGCTGCCGTGCGCGCCGACGCTCGGCGACGTCGAGCGGGCGGTGTCGTCCACCGGGTTCTCGCGGTTCCCGGTCTGCACCGACGACGGTCGCCTGACCGGCTACATCCACGTCAAGGACGTCCTCGACCTGGCCGGGCAGGACCCGGCGACGCTCGTACCGTCCGGCAAGACGCGCCAGCTCACCGAGCTGCGCGCCGACTCCCGCCTCGACGTCGCCCTCTCGGCGATGCGCAAGGAAGGCAGCCACCTGGCGCGGGCCCTCGACCCGAGCGGCGGCGCCGTCGGCGTCGTCGCGCTCGAGGACCTCGTGGAGGAGTACGTGGGCACGGTCCGCGACGGCACGCACGTGGGCGCATGA
- a CDS encoding TetR/AcrR family transcriptional regulator yields MPRVSQDHLDARRRQILDGSRVCFARYGYEGATVRRLEEATGLSRGAIFHHFRDKESLFLALAEDDAIRMADVVAEQGLVQVMRDLLAGGDHPADWLGTRLEVSRRLRTDPEFRGRWAERSEQLTTATRLRLLRQRDAGKLRDDVDVDVLTAFLELVLEGLVSHLAMGLPAAGLGPVLDLVEETVRRHRQTTV; encoded by the coding sequence ATGCCACGCGTAAGCCAGGATCACCTCGACGCACGCCGGCGCCAGATCCTCGACGGCTCGCGCGTGTGCTTCGCGCGCTACGGCTACGAAGGTGCCACAGTCCGGCGCCTGGAGGAAGCCACCGGGCTGTCGCGCGGGGCCATCTTCCACCACTTCCGGGACAAGGAGTCGCTCTTCCTCGCCCTCGCGGAGGATGACGCCATCCGGATGGCCGACGTCGTCGCCGAGCAGGGGCTCGTGCAGGTGATGCGCGATCTGCTCGCCGGCGGGGACCACCCCGCCGACTGGCTCGGGACGCGGCTCGAGGTGAGCCGGCGGCTGCGCACCGATCCGGAGTTCCGCGGCCGGTGGGCCGAGCGGTCCGAGCAGCTCACCACCGCCACCCGGCTGCGGCTGCTGCGTCAGCGCGACGCCGGGAAGCTGCGCGACGACGTCGACGTCGACGTCCTCACCGCGTTCCTCGAGCTCGTCCTCGAGGGGCTCGTCTCCCACCTGGCGATGGGCCTGCCCGCCGCCGGCCTGGGGCCGGTGCTCGACCTCGTCGAGGAGACCGTGCGGCGGCACCGCCAGACGACAGTTTGA
- a CDS encoding 3-methyladenine DNA glycosylase, producing the protein MTDVEVLAEPDWLAREAAHVERMRRWTGPHQERRSRGEKHPVLDFLFTYYSYRPSHLERWQPGPGVALAGPAAARFLDRKGYVLTGDGVVLDPAGFTPGKAQTAEFVLALLTATASRAPRLSCFGLHEWAMVYREPADSVRHNQVPLRLGSGGTDAVVESLDIRCGHFDAFRFFTDPARPRNELTPSRETQVSSEQPGCLHANMDLFKWAYKLDPFVPAELVADCFELAVEIRELDMRASPYDLAALGYRPVRIETAEGRAEYARAQASFARRAAPVRHRLIAHCHRLVR; encoded by the coding sequence ATGACCGACGTCGAAGTGCTCGCCGAACCGGACTGGCTGGCCCGGGAGGCGGCGCACGTCGAGCGGATGCGGCGGTGGACCGGGCCGCACCAGGAGCGCCGTTCGCGCGGCGAGAAGCACCCGGTGCTGGACTTCCTGTTCACCTACTACTCGTACCGGCCGTCGCACCTCGAACGGTGGCAGCCCGGGCCCGGCGTGGCGCTCGCCGGGCCCGCGGCGGCGCGTTTCCTGGATCGCAAGGGCTACGTCCTCACCGGCGACGGCGTCGTGCTGGACCCCGCGGGCTTCACGCCGGGGAAGGCGCAGACGGCGGAGTTCGTCCTCGCCCTGCTGACCGCGACGGCGTCCCGCGCGCCGCGGCTGAGCTGCTTCGGGCTGCACGAGTGGGCGATGGTCTACCGCGAGCCGGCGGATTCGGTGCGGCACAACCAGGTCCCGCTGCGGCTCGGTTCGGGCGGCACCGACGCCGTCGTGGAATCGCTCGACATCCGCTGCGGGCACTTCGACGCGTTCCGCTTCTTCACCGACCCGGCGCGGCCGCGCAACGAGCTGACGCCGTCGAGGGAGACGCAGGTCTCGTCGGAGCAGCCCGGGTGCCTGCACGCGAACATGGATCTGTTCAAGTGGGCGTACAAGCTGGACCCGTTCGTGCCGGCGGAGCTGGTGGCGGACTGCTTCGAGCTGGCGGTGGAGATCCGCGAGCTCGACATGCGGGCCAGCCCGTACGACCTGGCCGCGCTCGGCTACCGGCCGGTGCGCATCGAAACGGCTGAAGGAAGGGCCGAATACGCCCGCGCCCAGGCTTCGTTCGCCCGCCGGGCGGCACCGGTGCGTCATCGCCTGATTGCGCATTGCCATCGCCTGGTCAGGTGA
- a CDS encoding nuclear transport factor 2 family protein: MSDVRGLVEQYIAVWNETDGDKRRALIADVFTADAGYTDPLGAVAGHDGIDQFVAGAQAQFGGLAFSLPAEPDAHHDLARFQWYLGAPGAAEPVAIGFDVVELREGKIAKVHGFLDKMPG, translated from the coding sequence ATGAGTGACGTCCGTGGCCTCGTCGAGCAGTACATCGCCGTCTGGAACGAGACCGATGGCGACAAGCGGCGGGCCCTCATCGCCGACGTCTTCACCGCCGACGCCGGCTACACCGATCCGCTCGGGGCGGTCGCCGGGCACGACGGGATCGACCAGTTCGTCGCCGGGGCGCAGGCGCAGTTCGGCGGGCTCGCCTTCAGCCTGCCGGCCGAGCCCGACGCGCACCACGACCTCGCGCGGTTCCAGTGGTACCTCGGGGCGCCCGGGGCGGCGGAGCCGGTCGCCATCGGGTTCGACGTCGTCGAACTCCGGGAGGGGAAGATCGCCAAGGTGCACGGCTTCCTCGACAAGATGCCGGGCTGA
- a CDS encoding hemolysin family protein, with protein sequence MIQILFAVLGVLLFVLLTVGTGLAVAAEFSLTALERSTVDANVRQVGDRRALTVQKAHRTLSFQLSGAQVAITLTTLITGYLAEPLIGELVRPLLTGVGLPEAFAGGASIVLALVIATSLSMILGEMVPKNLAIARPLPTARAVAGYHSRFSALFRWLITLMNNSANFLVRKFGVEPQEELRSARSPQELGSIVRSSAESGTLDTTTAELLDRSLRFGERTAEELMTPRVQLESLGVDDTVEDLIELSRRTGFSRFPVHAEDLDDVRGAVHVKQAFAVSAADRAAVPIGSVMRPVPTVPESLPGDDLLNRLRDSRFQLAIVVDEYGGTAGLVTLEDVVEEIIGDVRDEHDDREAPASQQVGSDSWLVSGQLRPDEVTDVTGFRMPDGDYETIAGLILERLGKIPAEGDAADVDGWRLTVTTMDKRRIAEVEVAPVRVPEETPVAEVVS encoded by the coding sequence ATGATCCAGATCCTCTTCGCCGTCCTCGGCGTCCTCCTCTTCGTGCTGCTCACGGTCGGCACCGGGCTCGCCGTCGCCGCCGAGTTCTCGCTGACCGCGCTGGAACGCAGCACCGTCGACGCCAACGTCCGCCAAGTCGGCGACCGCCGGGCCCTCACCGTCCAGAAGGCGCACCGGACGCTCTCGTTCCAGCTCTCCGGCGCCCAGGTCGCGATCACGCTCACCACGCTGATCACCGGTTACCTTGCCGAGCCGCTGATCGGCGAGCTCGTCCGGCCGCTGCTCACCGGCGTCGGGCTCCCCGAAGCGTTCGCCGGGGGCGCGTCGATCGTGCTCGCCCTCGTCATCGCGACGTCGCTGTCGATGATCCTCGGCGAGATGGTGCCGAAGAACCTCGCGATCGCGCGGCCGCTGCCGACCGCGCGCGCCGTCGCCGGCTACCACTCGCGGTTCTCGGCGCTGTTCCGCTGGCTCATCACGCTGATGAACAACAGCGCGAACTTCCTGGTGCGCAAGTTCGGCGTCGAACCGCAGGAAGAGCTGCGGTCCGCGCGCTCGCCGCAGGAGCTGGGCTCGATCGTCCGCTCCAGCGCCGAGAGCGGCACGCTCGACACGACCACCGCGGAGCTGCTGGACCGCTCGCTGCGGTTCGGCGAACGCACCGCGGAGGAGCTGATGACGCCCCGCGTGCAGCTCGAATCGCTCGGCGTCGACGACACCGTCGAGGACCTCATCGAGCTCTCGCGCCGCACCGGGTTCTCGCGGTTCCCGGTGCACGCCGAGGACCTCGACGACGTCCGCGGCGCCGTGCACGTCAAGCAGGCGTTCGCCGTCTCGGCCGCGGACCGGGCCGCCGTGCCGATCGGCTCGGTGATGCGGCCGGTGCCGACCGTGCCCGAATCGCTGCCCGGCGACGACCTGCTCAACCGCCTGCGCGACTCCCGCTTCCAGCTGGCGATCGTCGTCGACGAGTACGGCGGCACGGCCGGGCTGGTCACCCTGGAGGACGTCGTCGAGGAGATCATCGGCGACGTCCGCGACGAGCACGACGACCGCGAGGCACCCGCCTCGCAGCAGGTCGGCAGCGACAGCTGGCTGGTGTCCGGCCAGCTGCGCCCGGACGAGGTCACCGACGTCACCGGGTTCCGGATGCCGGACGGGGACTACGAAACCATCGCCGGGCTGATCCTCGAACGGCTGGGCAAGATCCCCGCCGAGGGTGACGCCGCGGACGTCGACGGCTGGCGGCTCACCGTCACCACCATGGACAAGCGGCGCATCGCCGAGGTCGAAGTGGCCCCGGTCCGCGTGCCCGAAGAAACCCCGGTGGCCGAGGTGGTCTCGTGA
- a CDS encoding helix-turn-helix domain-containing protein gives MTTTVQAAARQRPVGELLREWRDRRRISQLDLAISADVSTRHLSFVETGRSKPSRDMVLRLGEHLEVPLRERNRLLLAAGYAPAYTENALGDPGMDAVRHAVRQLLAGHEPYPAAVVDRNWDLVDANASIGLFVAGIPPELTTNVLRATLHPDGMAPHILNLGEWRAHLLGRLRRQVGQTADAGLAELLDELRGYPCDQPVPEVEVPGPGDIFVPLKFRHEGTDLTFFSTVATFGTPLDITVAELVIESFYPADPATAAHLRERAASVG, from the coding sequence GTGACGACTACGGTGCAGGCGGCCGCGCGGCAGCGGCCGGTGGGTGAGCTGCTGCGGGAATGGCGGGACCGGCGGCGGATCAGCCAGCTCGACCTCGCGATCTCGGCGGACGTCTCCACCCGCCACCTCAGCTTCGTGGAAACCGGCCGGTCCAAGCCGAGCCGGGATATGGTGCTGCGCCTCGGCGAGCACCTCGAAGTCCCGCTGCGCGAACGCAACCGGCTGCTGCTCGCCGCCGGGTACGCGCCCGCCTACACCGAGAACGCCTTGGGGGACCCCGGGATGGACGCCGTCCGCCACGCCGTCCGGCAGCTGCTCGCCGGGCACGAGCCGTACCCGGCCGCCGTCGTCGACCGGAACTGGGACCTCGTCGACGCCAACGCCAGCATCGGGCTCTTCGTCGCCGGGATCCCGCCCGAGCTGACCACCAACGTGCTGCGCGCGACGCTGCACCCCGACGGCATGGCACCGCACATCCTGAACCTGGGGGAGTGGCGCGCCCACCTGCTCGGCCGGCTGCGGCGCCAGGTCGGCCAGACCGCGGACGCCGGGCTCGCCGAACTCCTGGACGAGCTGCGCGGCTACCCGTGCGACCAGCCGGTGCCCGAGGTGGAGGTCCCTGGACCGGGTGACATCTTCGTGCCGCTGAAGTTCCGCCACGAGGGCACCGACCTCACGTTCTTCAGCACGGTGGCCACGTTCGGCACCCCGCTGGACATCACCGTCGCGGAACTGGTGATCGAGTCGTTCTACCCGGCCGACCCGGCGACGGCGGCGCATCTGCGCGAGCGGGCCGCGTCGGTGGGATGA